The following are encoded in a window of Acropora muricata isolate sample 2 chromosome 6, ASM3666990v1, whole genome shotgun sequence genomic DNA:
- the LOC136920441 gene encoding putative uncharacterized protein DDB_G0274435 — translation MEWTEQKDVMLAREILLCEPFQYRVGSKERGSVWSQIATNLNTHPGFTVSQRAVRDRYSILEKKAKKRKREIENGTGISPEDSELDLAIEEVIEKWEAADQEFQLDNQSKVKKLEKDKETAEEMRRMSMETLGASKKRKSDPDESAEEKRCKKRRGGSDTVQFLKEHSEMEFTFKREELEAKKSEQSLLTEQQKQQQQMISMLQQQLQQQNQQQQLQQQQMQQQLQQMQTMFMESQKQQAQLMATLFQKMS, via the coding sequence ATGGAGTGGACAGAACAAAAAGATGTGATGCTCGCCCGAGAAATCCTTCTTTGTGAGCCCTTTCAATATAGGGTTGGCTCAAAAGAGCGTGGTTCGGTGTGGAGCCAAATAGCTACAAATCTGAACACTCATCCAGGGTTCACAGTGTCACAGAGAGCTGTTAGAGATCGTTACAGCATCCTCgagaaaaaagccaagaaacGGAAACGTGAAATTGAAAATGGAACTGGCATCTCCCCTGAAGATTCAGAGCTTGATTTAGCCATTGAAGAAGTCATAGAAAAATGGGAAGCGGCTGATCAAGAGTTCCAGCTTGATAACCAAAGCAAGGTGAAAAAACtagaaaaagacaaagaaacagCAGAGGAGATGCGGAGAATGTCAATGGAAACTCTCGGTGCTTCTAAGAAGAGGAAATCCGATCCGGATGAGTCAGCGGAAGAGAAGCGATGTAAAAAGCGGAGAGGTGGCAGTGACACAGTCCAATTTTTAAAAGAGCATAGTGAGATGGAGTTTACGTTTAAAAGAGAAGAACTTGAGGCTAAGAAAAGTGAGCAGTCGCTTTTAACTGAGCAACAGAAGCAACAACAGCAGATGATTTCCATGTTGCagcaacaactacaacaacagaaccaacaacaacaactacaacaacagCAGATGCAGCAACAACTACAGCAGATGCAAACTATGTTTATGGAATCCCAGAAGCAGCAAGCGCAGCTTATGGCCACcttatttcagaaaatgtcaTAA